The Drosophila sechellia strain sech25 chromosome 2L, ASM438219v1, whole genome shotgun sequence region GTGCCCATTCCAGTTGGAAATTGCATGCGAGCACATGGGAAAAGTCCCCAACTGGTATTTCGAGCAGGCGCACAGCTTTCCCAACTGCTCACTCTCCCAAAGAGTTCCGCTTCTGTCTCGTTCGCACCGATAAGGAGCCTTCCGAGATAAGCAGCTGGAAAGGGACGGACGGATGAGTGGCGGCAAAGCGCAGTGTGCAACGACAGAAAGGGATGCCCAATGAGGGTCTAATCGGAGGGGGAATCGCCGATCGCTGATATAGTATGGAATCCGGTTGATTTAACCCCAATATTATATGAAAGAGTGAACTACATTTTTAACTGAGATTTATGGGAGTTTCCGGACTTAAGGGGTGTATTTTTACGATAATAAAAGTTTGTTACATTGCATATCGTTTCATATATTTACCATatgtaatttgattttaaCGAATTTATACAATTGCCTTCTCAAAATATCTGTTCATCATTCCATAAAATGTAAACCGAATTATTATGTTGGCAaatttttcccaaaaaaaaaacgaatagCCACAAGGCATCTCCTATTAACTTTTTTTTGGGAATTGATAATTCATTTGCGATACGATTTGAGTTCTATATAAGGCTTAAGCTTTGGGGCCAATACCTCAGTCGTGCGGCAAACGCAAAGCTGAAAAGTATTCTAGTTCTATAGATCTCACGGTAAGAGAAAGGATGAAGTCTAAAAAAGAGAACATAAAATTGCGTTCGGATTGCGAGCTTTTATAGCATAGGCAGTGGAAAAAAGTTTTAGTTAAATTTTCACGTCGCGTGTGTTTGGAGGCAGAGTGTAGCATAGTGTAAAgaacaaattaataatattacaaTATAGTGGTTCTCTTCTGACATTTAGTGACGTAAACAGTTTGAGAGTTTAAGAGAGTTCTTAAGAGTGACGCTTTGTTCTTTGGTGACATTGAAGAGATAGTGTAattaatatcaaaatattactGTGGGTTTTTTCCATTCCCTTCCACAAACGAACAAACAATGCTAAAAAACCATCAAATTGTCAAAAGTGTTGAGTGGAATGAGTCGTGGAAAAATGATTAGATGCGAACATATCTGAATGTTTTTGTTCGGGGAATTTCGCCAGAAATCTCGTGCTTCTGTGAGGAGAAGCGACCGAATAATCGCGAAATTTAAGTACTTTAAAACATGGGAGTTAGTTATATTTTAGCTACTCGAAATTATTGACCGCAGTACATAATCGTATTTCCACTGAAATAAttgtctctttttttttagccaAAATAATTGGTTCTTAGTCTTCGATAAATTCATCTTTGTTTCGTCATTTTTTCATTACGCTCCACATATGaagtaaaataaaacttaattttagaatgtttatttttgacaattgttattgttattaggCCAAAAATAATCTTGTACCCTTCAGGATTATTGAATCCACCTCGATAAAAAACTCCCATATTATACCTTAGTTCTCAAACCAGCAAACCAGTTGTGCGTCTTATACATTCGCCGTAGAAAAGACTCAGATTCACATCAGCTGCTCGGCGGCTTGATCGCCTACagacatacatacgtacatatataggGAGAGAGTTAGAGCGCGGATTATAATGCTAAACAGGTTCATTGGTTTATCGGCTGCGATCGTGGGTCGGAGCAGTCGGATCAGCGGCTTTCCGTTCTCGCCGCTCCTTAAAGCTGGGTGCGTATGCCGCTTGAGAGTTCAGTCGCTCGCGAAACTCGACTTCGATCGCAACATTTCGAGATGAGATCGATTACCGCCCTCTTCCTGCTGGCACTTATTGTGGCCTTGCTGATCGCCGATAGTAATGCCTCCCTCCCTCGCAGGGGCAGCAGAAATCAGAGCCAGAACCGCACCATGTCCGCTGGCAAGGCTTTCAAGGTCCTGGTGACACACCCCGAGGTTCCCCAGGAGGGCATTGATCTGCTGAAGGAGAACTGCGAGATCATCCAGGTGCAGAGTGTTCCCATCAACAGGGCGGAGCTGCTGGAGAAAATCCGTGGCGTGGATGGCGTTCTCTGGGGTGGACACGAGCCCCTCAATGCCGAGGCCCTCGATGCTGCCGGTCCCCAGCTGAAATCCATATCCACCATGTCGGCGGGCATCGACTACGTCGATGTGCCGGAGGTCAAGAGGCGCAAGATCCCGCTGGGACACACGCCCACCGTCCTCAACACTGCCGTGGCCGATTTGGCAGTGGGTCTCCTGATCGCCGCCAGTCGCCGTTTCCACGAGGGTCGCAAGACCATCGACAAGTGAGTACCAGTAGTTGGTTAGTAGTGTTTTTGATGATCCCATATAGCTACAGAATTAATTTGAACAATGATAAAAATAGAGTAATCTAAACTTATAATCGTCACATTGTTAGTTGTAAGCCAAAAATTATGGTTCTACATTAGAAAAGCTAAAGCTTATTAAGCTAAATTAGGGAcattttattttcaacttAGTGTGGCcatgtatatgtatgaatTCTCGATTAGAATTGCAAGCGGGTCTTAACAAGTCCGTCTGTCCGCTTGTCTGTCAGCATATTTGCCTTATAGCGCTCACAAACGTCCAAAGAAGCATTATAAACACAAACGCTTTGGCCCCCTCACAAGCATAGCATCAAAAAAGTAACTTTTCTATCTCCATCTTAGCTTAGTAACAGGCATTTTTCAGTTTCACGAGTATCTACAAGTATATTATATGTTTGGGAAATGTTTAGTTGAATTCATATACCTATCAATTTCTAAATTTGTATCTGTTGCGTTATAATAGTGACAAGTGGGAAAACTACCATCTTAACTGGCTGTTGGGCCAGGATATCCGTGATTCCACCGTGGGATTCTACGGCTTCGGAGGCATTGGACAGGCTATTGCCAAGCGTTTGTCTGGATTCGACATTGACAAGGTGCTGTACACCACCCGTCGTCGTGTTCACAAGGAGATCGAGGAGGAGTTCAATGCCAAGAAAGTGGACTTCGATACCCTTCTGGCAGAGAGTGACTTTGTTGTGATCGCTTCTCCTTTGACGAAGGACACACAGGGCGTCTTTAATGCCACCGCCTTCAACAAGATGAAGCAGACAGCTGTTCTGATTAACATTGCCAGAGGCAGTAAGTTTCCAGTATCAATTGGAATTCTTGACGGAATTTAACTATTTCTTTTATCCCTCAGAAATCGTCAACCAGGATGACCTCTATGAGGCTTTGAAGTCCAACCGAATCTTTTCTGCCGGACTCGACGTCACGGATCCGGAACCATTGTCGCCCAAGGACAAGCTGCTGACGCTTGACAATGTTGGTGAGTgggcaaatgaaaataatattgtAGTTTATTGATATCAGTCCTCAGGCCCACACCTAGCAAATACTCGTATTTCTGGCCCCTTATCAATATAAAGATTTTGACTTATCACTTTAGTGGTTGACAATGTCTAAAAGTATTTTGAAAAGATTTCATTGAGGTTTCTTGAAGGTTACCAATAAATAGGGTAACGTTTTATTGTTTCTATGTTTTATCTAATTTCTGCGTCCCTTTTGACCTTTATAATTCCCTTCTTTTGTTGATTTAATAATCGTATCTTGAACTAACCACTTGATGTGTTCTTTCAGTCGTCCTGCCCCATATTGGATCCGCCACGAAGCGCACCCGTGCCGACATGTCCACCATTGCTGCCCACAATGTGCTTCGCGGCTTGGCTGGGGAGCCCATGCTGTCGCCCGCCTACTAGTTAATTCGAATGGGAAATATGGCTTTTTAGCGCTAACCAGCTTGGATGCCGCCGATGACCTTGGCATGCCAGTAgatgtgaaaataaaaaacaattaaaaaacaaGTGTTTGCTGGTGCAAAGTTATTAAATTATGTGGGAATCTAATCTTATGTATAGCTCAACTGATTAATATGGAATAGGTAAAGCAATAGAATAATCGGAGCTAGAGACTGagaaacataatttaaatagtaaaaaaaGTATCACGTTGCTCCTGCTCCCATTGATTATAGCTTTGCTGATCGCCTAGAGTAATTGAAGGCCCCTGCCCACGCACCATGTCCGTTGGCTTTCAAGGTGCTGGGGACGAACCCCAAGGTTTACCAGCTGGGCATTTATCTGCTGAAAGAGAACTGCGATCTTATCTAGTTGCCGAATGTTCCAAGCAACAGAGCAGAGCTGCGACTGAGGCGGACATGCTGCTCCCAGCTGACTACGCCCATGTGCCGGAGGTCATGAGATGTAAAGTCCGCTGTCAACACCGCCGTGGTCAATTTGGCAGTGGGTTCGAGTCGTCGTTTCCTTGAGGGATCCAAGATGATGTACAACATGCTGTACAGTATGTGGTACTGTATTTTATCGAACAAGAACATCTGTTGACGGTTTAAGTAACAAGTGACACATCCAACATAGAAAAGATCGAATATAAACTTTTGTGAAGAATGACTTTTCACTTATCAATTTTACTCATTCGTCACGATTAATCAGTATACCTGTTACTCGAAAAATAAATGGTTACTACTCTTTGAAAAGTAAGTAACAGGTAAACGTTTTCATCACaaagtatacatatgtacatatgtatgtctgTCCGTTTGAACAACTCGATCTCAGGAACAATAAAGTTGACATTAAgcattgtttaatttttcaaaattgtggGCGTAAGcgttgtgggcgtggcaatgaTTTGAAACAATCTTTTGCAGCGTGGACGTCACTATGCCTTATCTAAAGAttatagcttttatagttcctgtaGACTATTGATATCAGTCCTAGTAGCTTTTAAGGCCCCCACCTAACAAATACACGTACTTCTGGCCCCTTATCAATACTAAGATTTTTGTCTTATCTCTTTAGTGGCCAACAGTGTCTAAAAGTATTTTGGAAAGATTTCATTAAGGTTTCTTGAAGGTTACAAATAAATAGGGTAACGTTTTTGCAGTTTACTTTTATCATGTTTCTGCGTCCATGTCGACCTTTAATGTCATCTTTTtagttgatttatttaaagattGTTATCTTCGTTTAGGTAGTTGTATCTCGCACTAACCACTCGATGTTTTTGCATAACTTTCAATTGTCCTGCCCCATATTGGGGCACCATTACTGCCTATAATGTGATTTGTGGTTTGGCTGGGGATCCCATGTACATAGTTGCCCGCCTACTAGTACATTTAAATGGGAACTATGACTTTCTAGCGCTCACAAAGTTAGCCGCTGTAGACCTTGGCATGCCAGTAAATGTGAAATAAGGtaaaaaacattttactgaTGCAAAGagattaattttaatatgtGGAAATCTAATCTAATGGTATAGCTTGACTGATTAATACGAAATATAAAGGTGAAGCTCTAGGAAAATCGCTCATagaaacataaataaataattacttTAATTATATAGAGCAATATGGTTATAATAGTTTTGTAATTGTATACTTTTCTTTTTACTGTAATACTGTAGTAATATCAATAAAAAGTGTATAGCAACGCGCAGGAAATAGTAATGTACATTTCAAGAGATGAGagctaattaaaatgtaaaagcTTAAGAGAACATTTTGAGCTTAAGAGCGGGGCACAAAAAAGCTTGAATTGTCATTTCGAAAATTTCCACTTAGTTTAGCCCTGCATTTGGCCGCTGCTAGTTGATATTAAGTCCTATATTTTTCCCCCGAAATGTCTCGTGCGACCAGGGCCTTTAAAGTGCTGATTTCGCATCCAAATGTCCCAGCACCGGCTCTGGAACTGCTTCGATCCCGTGGAGCGGAGACCATCATCTGCAAGAGTGTGCCGCCCTCGAGGGATGAGATCCTGCAGAAGGTGCCCGGCGTGGATGCCATCTATTGGGCGCATTACCAGCCCCTGAATGCCGGAATCCTGGATGCTGCTGGATCCCAGCTGCGTTGCGTGAGCACCATGTCCTCCGGAATCGATTTTGTGGATATTCCGGAGTTCCAGAAGAGGGGAATCGCATTGGGCCACACTCCCGGGGTGGTGAAAAATGCAGTGGCCGATCTCGCCATTGGCTTGATGATTGCAGCCGGTCGTCACTTTCACGCCGGTCGCACCGAAATCGAGAGGTAAGAACAGCTGATGGGTGCTTTTTTCTCAGAAGCTTTTATTATTGAGAGCTTTTCGAATGAGGGTTGCCAACTAGCTAGGTATCACATACCAAAGACAAAAAATTACGAAAATACATAAACACTATTCACTATTCACTATTTATCGCAATTACTATTTGCGCTTATATTTCCGTACTTCACTATTGCAACAAAACGATTTTAGTTGAATATAAACTCGATTATATgcgaaaagataaaaaaatcGAGGAGCTCTGCGTATAGTCAACTTTAAGAAAACGGGCTAAgagaaattaaaaggaaaaacaaaaaatttggcgcgctattcttcccacccaaaagtgcgcgctttttaaaaatatcaaattgtaatataccaaaaaaaaaaaaaaaattaaactggaagctgaatataatgcgcatcttaaataataaaaatggttcatttacatacatcatattaagtcaaatgacttaataagtatactaaataattaaagcaaatacaaaggaaattattataactactgtaatttgaaacataaattttccaaaaagaagacataacattgagaaataaatatttcataaaaataataattattttttaatttcataaaaaaataataattttattaataaataataaaaataataattttattaataaataataaaaataataatatttcataaaaaataataatacgtagtagtgttgtagtttataatttatatttcctttcttaataaataaataaatagtcaagattgtgtttgagttttatgttttatattttaagttattttcaactgcaacaccagcaccacgacctactctcagcaaaaaacgtacaagaatgagaaaacaaacaaaaagtgtggccattcatgtcaaatataaagtagtgttgtttaacgttatttttgtaggttgaatagtatATTCCAACACGCCCCCTCAAAAATAACGtctataattaaaaacataacaataatattcattaGTAACTATCAAATGTGGGTGGTGTGCATTCTGGGAAGTGTTAACTGATCCAGCATTTGCTGCGAGGATACGGGGAAAACCCAGAAAAACCCGATCAGATCATTGTAACAAAATATGTTTacaggaatttaaatttgaaaaatatatataaaaatttcattaagCATTCGATTGGTCGTCTTGCAGCAAACCCAATTTGTCTCGTAA contains the following coding sequences:
- the LOC6618202 gene encoding glyoxylate reductase/hydroxypyruvate reductase isoform X1, which produces MLNRFIGLSAAIVGRSSRISGFPFSPLLKAGGSRNQSQNRTMSAGKAFKVLVTHPEVPQEGIDLLKENCEIIQVQSVPINRAELLEKIRGVDGVLWGGHEPLNAEALDAAGPQLKSISTMSAGIDYVDVPEVKRRKIPLGHTPTVLNTAVADLAVGLLIAASRRFHEGRKTIDNDKWENYHLNWLLGQDIRDSTVGFYGFGGIGQAIAKRLSGFDIDKVLYTTRRRVHKEIEEEFNAKKVDFDTLLAESDFVVIASPLTKDTQGVFNATAFNKMKQTAVLINIARGKIVNQDDLYEALKSNRIFSAGLDVTDPEPLSPKDKLLTLDNVVVLPHIGSATKRTRADMSTIAAHNVLRGLAGEPMLSPAY
- the LOC6618202 gene encoding glyoxylate reductase/hydroxypyruvate reductase isoform X2; amino-acid sequence: MLNRFIGLSAAIVGRSSRISGFPFSPLLKAGNQSQNRTMSAGKAFKVLVTHPEVPQEGIDLLKENCEIIQVQSVPINRAELLEKIRGVDGVLWGGHEPLNAEALDAAGPQLKSISTMSAGIDYVDVPEVKRRKIPLGHTPTVLNTAVADLAVGLLIAASRRFHEGRKTIDNDKWENYHLNWLLGQDIRDSTVGFYGFGGIGQAIAKRLSGFDIDKVLYTTRRRVHKEIEEEFNAKKVDFDTLLAESDFVVIASPLTKDTQGVFNATAFNKMKQTAVLINIARGKIVNQDDLYEALKSNRIFSAGLDVTDPEPLSPKDKLLTLDNVVVLPHIGSATKRTRADMSTIAAHNVLRGLAGEPMLSPAY
- the LOC6618202 gene encoding glyoxylate reductase/hydroxypyruvate reductase isoform X3 — its product is MSAGKAFKVLVTHPEVPQEGIDLLKENCEIIQVQSVPINRAELLEKIRGVDGVLWGGHEPLNAEALDAAGPQLKSISTMSAGIDYVDVPEVKRRKIPLGHTPTVLNTAVADLAVGLLIAASRRFHEGRKTIDNDKWENYHLNWLLGQDIRDSTVGFYGFGGIGQAIAKRLSGFDIDKVLYTTRRRVHKEIEEEFNAKKVDFDTLLAESDFVVIASPLTKDTQGVFNATAFNKMKQTAVLINIARGKIVNQDDLYEALKSNRIFSAGLDVTDPEPLSPKDKLLTLDNVVVLPHIGSATKRTRADMSTIAAHNVLRGLAGEPMLSPAY